The following coding sequences are from one Epinephelus moara isolate mb chromosome 7, YSFRI_EMoa_1.0, whole genome shotgun sequence window:
- the si:ch211-214p13.3 gene encoding nectin-1 isoform X3 — translation MDGCLCCAFKDTLWTQCFSRSSTMLLLVLILILSTVTEGLKVIGGNITVVQGETAILPCKLVDTAEPLTQISWQKMTRGKPQNNNFYTILAKNGPQFVNGRDDRFAFVGNFTNNDGSLELSNTTLMDEGTYTCIFTLFPSGNHKTEIPLNLLVPPVISLKNDPVTLGDEEVSLVTCTAAGSRPPAEVVWITGTLEKSVRITTNYSSHANGTTTTVSSLFGIPTKEINSHSVQCVVTSAARSDKETLNFNIQVFFPPMGVNIIEKSQGVFECLTEANPPSTFTWQRISQPMPQSAVKVEGATLQLLSMTSNLNGLYQCEASNPYGSEHSHLYVHVNSGACTACWTILIFLLILIAFGAAAAWYYYKYRKFPSALTRMVEWIPRERQQVPTDSPEPTHGVPFEAGEQQDGSHPTPSQ, via the exons atggatggttgtcTCTGTTGTGCATTTAAGGATACGCTATGGACACAATGTTTCTCCAGGAGCTCCACTATGCTTTTATTGGTGTTAATACTGATCCTGAGCACAGTTACAGAAG GTCTCAAGGTGATTGGAGGAAACATCACCGTGGTGCAAGGGGAGACCGCCATCTTACCCTGCAAACTCGTCGACACAGCAGAGCCCTTGACTCAGATTTCATGGCAGAAGATGACCAGAGGAAAACCTCAGAATAACAATTTCTATACAATCTTGGCTAAAAACGGACCACAGTTTGTCAACGGACGTGACGATCGATTTGCATTTGTCGGGAACTTTACCAACAACGATGGATCTCTGGAGTTATCCAACACCACACTGATGGATGAAGGCACCTACACATGTATCTTCACTTTGTTCCCCAGTGGCAATCACAAGACAGAGATACCTCTAAATTTGCTTG TGCCTCCGGTCATAAGCCTGAAGAATGATCCTGTTACTTTGGGTGATGAAGAAGTTTCCCTCGTTACCTGCACGGCTGCTGGTTCCAGGCCTCCTGCAGAGGTGGTGTGGATCACTGGTACCCTGGAAAAATCAGTGAGGATAACAACCAACTACAGCTCGCATGCCAACGGTACGACTACCACGGTCAGCTCACTGTTTGGAATACCAACCAAAGAAATCAACAGTCATTCGGTCCAGTGTGTTGTCACCAGTGCAGCCAGGTCGGACAAAGAAACCCTCAACTTCAACATACAGGTCTTCT TTCCACCGATGGGAGTGAACATTATTGAGAAGTCTCAAGGCGTATTTGAATGTTTGACGGAAGCCAACCCACCCTCAACCTTTACATGGCAAAG aATCAGCCAGCCGATGCCTCAGTCTGCTGTCAAAGTAGAAGGCGCAACACTGCAGCTTCTAAGCATGACCTCCAACCTGAATGGCCTCTACCAGTGTGAAGCATCAAACCCTTACGGCAGTGAGCACAGTCACCTCTATGTGCATGTAAATTCGG GAGCCTGCACTGCTTGTTGGaccattttaatttttctgcTTATCCTGATTGCCTTTGGTGCCGCTGCAGCATGGTACTATTATAAATATAGGAAATTTCCAAG TGCGTTAACCAGGATGGTAGAGTGGATACCTAGAGAGAGGCAGCAGGTCCCAACAGACTCACCTGAACCTACTCATGGAGTACCATTTGAAGCAGGGGAACAACAAGAC GGATCTCACCCCACGCCATCCCAGTAA
- the si:ch211-214p13.3 gene encoding nectin-1 isoform X2 produces MDGCLCCAFKDTLWTQCFSRSSTMLLLVLILILSTVTEGLKVIGGNITVVQGETAILPCKLVDTAEPLTQISWQKMTRGKPQNNNFYTILAKNGPQFVNGRDDRFAFVGNFTNNDGSLELSNTTLMDEGTYTCIFTLFPSGNHKTEIPLNLLVPPVISLKNDPVTLGDEEVSLVTCTAAGSRPPAEVVWITGTLEKSVRITTNYSSHANGTTTTVSSLFGIPTKEINSHSVQCVVTSAARSDKETLNFNIQVFFPPMGVNIIEKSQGVFECLTEANPPSTFTWQRISQPMPQSAVKVEGATLQLLSMTSNLNGLYQCEASNPYGSEHSHLYVHVNSGKGACTACWTILIFLLILIAFGAAAAWYYYKYRKFPSALTRMVEWIPRERQQVPTDSPEPTHGVPFEAGEQQDGSHPTPSQ; encoded by the exons atggatggttgtcTCTGTTGTGCATTTAAGGATACGCTATGGACACAATGTTTCTCCAGGAGCTCCACTATGCTTTTATTGGTGTTAATACTGATCCTGAGCACAGTTACAGAAG GTCTCAAGGTGATTGGAGGAAACATCACCGTGGTGCAAGGGGAGACCGCCATCTTACCCTGCAAACTCGTCGACACAGCAGAGCCCTTGACTCAGATTTCATGGCAGAAGATGACCAGAGGAAAACCTCAGAATAACAATTTCTATACAATCTTGGCTAAAAACGGACCACAGTTTGTCAACGGACGTGACGATCGATTTGCATTTGTCGGGAACTTTACCAACAACGATGGATCTCTGGAGTTATCCAACACCACACTGATGGATGAAGGCACCTACACATGTATCTTCACTTTGTTCCCCAGTGGCAATCACAAGACAGAGATACCTCTAAATTTGCTTG TGCCTCCGGTCATAAGCCTGAAGAATGATCCTGTTACTTTGGGTGATGAAGAAGTTTCCCTCGTTACCTGCACGGCTGCTGGTTCCAGGCCTCCTGCAGAGGTGGTGTGGATCACTGGTACCCTGGAAAAATCAGTGAGGATAACAACCAACTACAGCTCGCATGCCAACGGTACGACTACCACGGTCAGCTCACTGTTTGGAATACCAACCAAAGAAATCAACAGTCATTCGGTCCAGTGTGTTGTCACCAGTGCAGCCAGGTCGGACAAAGAAACCCTCAACTTCAACATACAGGTCTTCT TTCCACCGATGGGAGTGAACATTATTGAGAAGTCTCAAGGCGTATTTGAATGTTTGACGGAAGCCAACCCACCCTCAACCTTTACATGGCAAAG aATCAGCCAGCCGATGCCTCAGTCTGCTGTCAAAGTAGAAGGCGCAACACTGCAGCTTCTAAGCATGACCTCCAACCTGAATGGCCTCTACCAGTGTGAAGCATCAAACCCTTACGGCAGTGAGCACAGTCACCTCTATGTGCATGTAAATTCGGGTAAGG GAGCCTGCACTGCTTGTTGGaccattttaatttttctgcTTATCCTGATTGCCTTTGGTGCCGCTGCAGCATGGTACTATTATAAATATAGGAAATTTCCAAG TGCGTTAACCAGGATGGTAGAGTGGATACCTAGAGAGAGGCAGCAGGTCCCAACAGACTCACCTGAACCTACTCATGGAGTACCATTTGAAGCAGGGGAACAACAAGAC GGATCTCACCCCACGCCATCCCAGTAA
- the si:ch211-214p13.3 gene encoding nectin-4 isoform X4: MTRGKPQNNNFYTILAKNGPQFVNGRDDRFAFVGNFTNNDGSLELSNTTLMDEGTYTCIFTLFPSGNHKTEIPLNLLVPPVISLKNDPVTLGDEEVSLVTCTAAGSRPPAEVVWITGTLEKSVRITTNYSSHANGTTTTVSSLFGIPTKEINSHSVQCVVTSAARSDKETLNFNIQVFFPPMGVNIIEKSQGVFECLTEANPPSTFTWQRISQPMPQSAVKVEGATLQLLSMTSNLNGLYQCEASNPYGSEHSHLYVHVNSGKFGHQGLEHFCSNIPPGFLPNGKVNSGHTGDWISHLALECSGLGLGADLAAAACCYRNPDRWRIMDYKQITKLLLKNLQHGFLVKCFLSWSFHLSVS; the protein is encoded by the exons ATGACCAGAGGAAAACCTCAGAATAACAATTTCTATACAATCTTGGCTAAAAACGGACCACAGTTTGTCAACGGACGTGACGATCGATTTGCATTTGTCGGGAACTTTACCAACAACGATGGATCTCTGGAGTTATCCAACACCACACTGATGGATGAAGGCACCTACACATGTATCTTCACTTTGTTCCCCAGTGGCAATCACAAGACAGAGATACCTCTAAATTTGCTTG TGCCTCCGGTCATAAGCCTGAAGAATGATCCTGTTACTTTGGGTGATGAAGAAGTTTCCCTCGTTACCTGCACGGCTGCTGGTTCCAGGCCTCCTGCAGAGGTGGTGTGGATCACTGGTACCCTGGAAAAATCAGTGAGGATAACAACCAACTACAGCTCGCATGCCAACGGTACGACTACCACGGTCAGCTCACTGTTTGGAATACCAACCAAAGAAATCAACAGTCATTCGGTCCAGTGTGTTGTCACCAGTGCAGCCAGGTCGGACAAAGAAACCCTCAACTTCAACATACAGGTCTTCT TTCCACCGATGGGAGTGAACATTATTGAGAAGTCTCAAGGCGTATTTGAATGTTTGACGGAAGCCAACCCACCCTCAACCTTTACATGGCAAAG aATCAGCCAGCCGATGCCTCAGTCTGCTGTCAAAGTAGAAGGCGCAACACTGCAGCTTCTAAGCATGACCTCCAACCTGAATGGCCTCTACCAGTGTGAAGCATCAAACCCTTACGGCAGTGAGCACAGTCACCTCTATGTGCATGTAAATTCGG GGAAGTTTGGACATCAAGGCCTGGAGCACTTTTGTAGCAACATTCCTCCTGGGTTCCTCCCTAATGGAAAGGTCAACTCGGGACACACTGGAGACTGGATATCCCACTTAGCCTTGGAATGCTCTGGGTTGGGCTTAGGAGCTGACCTGGCTGCTGCGGCCTGTTGCTACCGTAACCCAGACAGGTGGAGGATAATGgattacaaacaaattacaaaacTACTGCTCAAAAACTTGCAGCATGGTTTTCTTGTGAAATGCTTCCTGTCATGGTCATTTCATTTGTCTGTTTCTTAA
- the si:ch211-214p13.3 gene encoding nectin-1 isoform X1, which translates to MDGCLCCAFKDTLWTQCFSRSSTMLLLVLILILSTVTEGLKVIGGNITVVQGETAILPCKLVDTAEPLTQISWQKMTRGKPQNNNFYTILAKNGPQFVNGRDDRFAFVGNFTNNDGSLELSNTTLMDEGTYTCIFTLFPSGNHKTEIPLNLLVPPVISLKNDPVTLGDEEVSLVTCTAAGSRPPAEVVWITGTLEKSVRITTNYSSHANGTTTTVSSLFGIPTKEINSHSVQCVVTSAARSDKETLNFNIQVFFPPMGVNIIEKSQGVFECLTEANPPSTFTWQRISQPMPQSAVKVEGATLQLLSMTSNLNGLYQCEASNPYGSEHSHLYVHVNSGKFGHQGLEHFCSNIPPGFLPNGKVNSGHTGDWISHLALECSGLGLGADLAAAACCYRNPDRWRIMDYKQITKLLLKNLQHGFLVKCFLSWSFHLSVS; encoded by the exons atggatggttgtcTCTGTTGTGCATTTAAGGATACGCTATGGACACAATGTTTCTCCAGGAGCTCCACTATGCTTTTATTGGTGTTAATACTGATCCTGAGCACAGTTACAGAAG GTCTCAAGGTGATTGGAGGAAACATCACCGTGGTGCAAGGGGAGACCGCCATCTTACCCTGCAAACTCGTCGACACAGCAGAGCCCTTGACTCAGATTTCATGGCAGAAGATGACCAGAGGAAAACCTCAGAATAACAATTTCTATACAATCTTGGCTAAAAACGGACCACAGTTTGTCAACGGACGTGACGATCGATTTGCATTTGTCGGGAACTTTACCAACAACGATGGATCTCTGGAGTTATCCAACACCACACTGATGGATGAAGGCACCTACACATGTATCTTCACTTTGTTCCCCAGTGGCAATCACAAGACAGAGATACCTCTAAATTTGCTTG TGCCTCCGGTCATAAGCCTGAAGAATGATCCTGTTACTTTGGGTGATGAAGAAGTTTCCCTCGTTACCTGCACGGCTGCTGGTTCCAGGCCTCCTGCAGAGGTGGTGTGGATCACTGGTACCCTGGAAAAATCAGTGAGGATAACAACCAACTACAGCTCGCATGCCAACGGTACGACTACCACGGTCAGCTCACTGTTTGGAATACCAACCAAAGAAATCAACAGTCATTCGGTCCAGTGTGTTGTCACCAGTGCAGCCAGGTCGGACAAAGAAACCCTCAACTTCAACATACAGGTCTTCT TTCCACCGATGGGAGTGAACATTATTGAGAAGTCTCAAGGCGTATTTGAATGTTTGACGGAAGCCAACCCACCCTCAACCTTTACATGGCAAAG aATCAGCCAGCCGATGCCTCAGTCTGCTGTCAAAGTAGAAGGCGCAACACTGCAGCTTCTAAGCATGACCTCCAACCTGAATGGCCTCTACCAGTGTGAAGCATCAAACCCTTACGGCAGTGAGCACAGTCACCTCTATGTGCATGTAAATTCGG GGAAGTTTGGACATCAAGGCCTGGAGCACTTTTGTAGCAACATTCCTCCTGGGTTCCTCCCTAATGGAAAGGTCAACTCGGGACACACTGGAGACTGGATATCCCACTTAGCCTTGGAATGCTCTGGGTTGGGCTTAGGAGCTGACCTGGCTGCTGCGGCCTGTTGCTACCGTAACCCAGACAGGTGGAGGATAATGgattacaaacaaattacaaaacTACTGCTCAAAAACTTGCAGCATGGTTTTCTTGTGAAATGCTTCCTGTCATGGTCATTTCATTTGTCTGTTTCTTAA